CTAGCGGGTTGAGGCCCAGGTGCCGGCAGAGCCTGGCTCCCTCGGAAAGCAGGGGCAGTGCAGAGCCGTCGACCTCAAGGCCGACGTGGCCTGCGGTGGACATCTCCCACAGTCCGGTAGCGAGTCCCCCCTCCGTGGGGTCATGCATTGCGTGAACGCGTGCTGTCTCACAGGCCAGCTTCGCTTCGGCCAAGACGCCGATGCCCGGACGGTGGAGCAGGTCGGCACAGGCATCGAGGAACTCCGGAGCGAAGCCCTCCTCCAGAAGACGCGGCCGGAGCTCCCGCGCGAGGAGTGAGGTGCCCTCCAGAGGCACCGCCTTCGTGACGAGAAGTGCGTCGCCGGGCCGGATCCCGCTGTTGGTAACCAGGCGGTCTCGCGCGACCTGGCCAACAACGGTGCCCGAGATGACCGGGCGGTCGAGGCCGAGGGTGACCTCGGTGTGGCCGCCAACAAGGGACATCCCGTAGTGGTCGCACGCGGACCGGACCTGGGTCAGGAGTGAGGAGACCGAGTCCGCGGTCGCGTCCTTCTCGGGCAGCAGCACGGTGGCAAGGAACCAGCGCGGAGTGCCTCCGGCGGTAGCGATATCGTTGACGTTGACGGTGACGGCATAGAAGCCGATCTCGTCGGTAGCGAAGGTGATGGGATCGCTCTTGAGGAGGAGCAACTCAGGGGCACCGACGTCGATCACGGCGACGTCGCGTCCGATCCCAGGGCCGACGACAACAGAGGGGTCACCTCCGAGAGAACCCAGGAGCGTAGCAAGAAGGTCGGCATCCAGTTTGCCCGGTTTCAGAGGGATCTGCGAGGGGAGCATGCTATCAACTCGGAGGTATCCCCGGAGAGAAGGAAACGGGCGACGACGGCCAGATCGGCCGCGACGAGATCGGCCCCGTAGTCAGCGAACTGCTCCCGGGTAGTACGGTCGGTGAGCACGCCACAGGTGAAGGCCCCGGCAGCCTGCCCACACTCGATGTCAGTGCGGTGATCGCCGACAAGGAGGGCATGGTCGGGCGCCACGTGCAGGACTTCAAGGGCTGCGAGCAGGTGGCCCCTATCAGGCTTGACGGCAGGGACGTCGTCGCGGGTAAGCAGGAGGTCGAAGTAGAGAGGATGGCGAGCCAGAAAGGCCTCCACAGCGCGACGGCAGTTCCGGGTGATGATGCCGATGCGCATCCCGGCGTTAGCCAGGTCCATCAGCGCATCGGGAATACCGGGAAAGGGGCTTCCCTTCGCGCAGAAGCCAATCTCGACGTCCTCAAGAACCGCGTCGGCCTCCCGACGGAACTGCGAACGGCGGAAGGGGTCTGCAGCAAGACGGTCCTCGGCGACCTCGATGAGCTCGAGGACGTAGAGGCCCTGATCCATTGTGGCTTGCCACAGACCCCAGGTTTTGATGAGCTCGACGGTTCGGCTCCGCATCTGGGCGAAGTCGATCTGCGTGTGTGCCAGCGTGCCATCGAAATCGCAGACGACGGCCTGGATTTGGTCGATGGCGAAGCTGGACATACGTGCAACCTCTATCGGTTGGTTAGCGTTAGGGCAGTCTGGCTACTGGGCCAGCTTCTCGATCTGGTCGAGGATATTGGCCAGTTCGCTGTCAAGGCGCTGGAACTCGCCCAGGTTCCCGGAGTTCAGGGCCTTCTCCTTGC
Above is a window of Armatimonadia bacterium DNA encoding:
- a CDS encoding AIR synthase family protein; protein product: MLPSQIPLKPGKLDADLLATLLGSLGGDPSVVVGPGIGRDVAVIDVGAPELLLLKSDPITFATDEIGFYAVTVNVNDIATAGGTPRWFLATVLLPEKDATADSVSSLLTQVRSACDHYGMSLVGGHTEVTLGLDRPVISGTVVGQVARDRLVTNSGIRPGDALLVTKAVPLEGTSLLARELRPRLLEEGFAPEFLDACADLLHRPGIGVLAEAKLACETARVHAMHDPTEGGLATGLWEMSTAGHVGLEVDGSALPLLSEGARLCRHLGLNPLGLIASGSLLLAVAPEDAPAVIEACLRGGIDCTLLGRVTQPGGDCVLRTPEGAVPLPRFDQDELTRVFT
- a CDS encoding HAD family hydrolase codes for the protein MSSFAIDQIQAVVCDFDGTLAHTQIDFAQMRSRTVELIKTWGLWQATMDQGLYVLELIEVAEDRLAADPFRRSQFRREADAVLEDVEIGFCAKGSPFPGIPDALMDLANAGMRIGIITRNCRRAVEAFLARHPLYFDLLLTRDDVPAVKPDRGHLLAALEVLHVAPDHALLVGDHRTDIECGQAAGAFTCGVLTDRTTREQFADYGADLVAADLAVVARFLLSGDTSELIACSPRRSL